From the Amycolatopsis thermoflava N1165 genome, one window contains:
- a CDS encoding DUF2795 domain-containing protein: MTTPDPDRLRALLSEVDFPCDRAELIRQATAHGADDSTLGHLGAIPDSTYPDLDAVTSACARIT; the protein is encoded by the coding sequence ATGACCACGCCCGACCCCGACCGACTCCGCGCCCTGCTGTCCGAAGTGGACTTCCCGTGCGACAGGGCCGAGCTGATCCGGCAGGCGACCGCGCACGGCGCGGACGACAGCACGCTCGGGCACCTGGGCGCGATCCCGGACTCCACCTACCCGGACCTCGACGCCGTCACCAGCGCCTGCGCCCGGATCACCTGA
- a CDS encoding TetR/AcrR family transcriptional regulator: MTTTLPAGARERILETAYQLFSRRGIRAVGVDEVIARSQVAKATLYRHFPSKDDLVLAFLDRREQLWTVGLIERQARARGETPEGKLLAIFDVLDDWFRSPADFDACAFVNVLLEMGADHPLGQACIRHLDTLRGIVAGLAREAGLAEPEDLARSWHLLMKGAIVSAAEGDADAAVRAREMARDLLARHRK; this comes from the coding sequence ATGACCACCACCCTGCCAGCCGGTGCCCGTGAGCGGATCCTGGAGACCGCTTACCAGCTCTTCTCGCGCCGCGGCATCCGCGCGGTGGGTGTGGACGAGGTCATCGCGCGGTCGCAGGTCGCCAAGGCGACGCTGTACCGGCACTTCCCGTCGAAGGACGACCTCGTGCTGGCCTTCCTCGACCGGCGTGAGCAGCTGTGGACCGTCGGGCTGATCGAACGGCAGGCCCGCGCCCGCGGTGAGACGCCGGAGGGCAAGCTGCTGGCGATCTTCGACGTGCTCGACGACTGGTTCCGCTCGCCGGCGGACTTCGACGCGTGCGCGTTCGTCAACGTCCTGCTCGAAATGGGCGCCGACCACCCGCTCGGCCAGGCCTGCATCCGGCACCTGGACACCCTCCGGGGCATCGTGGCCGGCCTGGCGCGGGAGGCCGGGCTGGCCGAGCCCGAGGACCTCGCCCGCTCCTGGCACCTGCTGATGAAGGGCGCGATCGTCTCCGCCGCCGAAGGTGACGCCGATGCCGCGGTGCGGGCCCGGGAAATGGCGCGCGACCTGCTGGCCCGGCACCGGAAATAA
- a CDS encoding glycerate kinase: MTRVVVAPDKFKGTLPADAVAAAIAAGLRRGRDGVEVLECPIADGGDGTVAAAVAAGFEFVPARASGPVGEPVDTGYARRDGTAVIELAAVSGLALLDELAPLTATTLGVGELMRAALDAGATRLVLGLGGSSSTDGGTGLLRALGARLLDDEGAELPPGGAALRRLARVDLDGLDPRLREVELLVASDVDNPLLGPHGAAAVYGPQKGASPEDVELLESALRRLAEVVRGSGVDVANVPGAGAAGGTGYALAMLGASFRPGIDVVLELTGLTEKLPGADLLITGEGSLDEQTLRGKGPAGIAAAAAERGIPVVALAGRNTLSPEALRSAGFTAAYGLTDIEPDVQRCLAEPAPLLERLAERVAREYL; the protein is encoded by the coding sequence GTGACGCGGGTCGTCGTAGCGCCGGACAAGTTCAAGGGCACGTTGCCCGCCGATGCGGTGGCCGCCGCGATCGCGGCCGGGCTGCGGCGCGGGCGGGACGGCGTCGAGGTGCTGGAGTGCCCGATCGCCGACGGCGGCGACGGCACCGTGGCCGCCGCGGTGGCCGCGGGCTTCGAGTTCGTGCCGGCGCGGGCCAGCGGACCGGTCGGCGAGCCGGTCGACACGGGCTACGCGCGCCGGGACGGCACGGCGGTGATCGAGCTGGCGGCGGTGTCCGGGCTGGCGTTGCTGGACGAGCTGGCGCCGCTGACCGCGACGACGCTCGGGGTCGGCGAGCTGATGCGAGCCGCGCTGGACGCCGGTGCTACCCGGCTCGTGCTGGGACTGGGCGGAAGTTCGAGCACCGACGGCGGCACCGGGCTGTTGCGGGCGCTCGGCGCGCGGCTGCTGGACGACGAGGGTGCGGAGCTGCCGCCGGGTGGGGCCGCGTTGCGGCGTCTGGCGCGGGTGGACCTGGACGGGCTGGACCCGCGGCTGCGCGAGGTCGAGCTGCTGGTGGCGAGCGACGTGGACAACCCGCTGCTGGGCCCGCACGGCGCGGCGGCGGTGTACGGGCCGCAGAAGGGCGCTTCACCGGAGGACGTCGAGCTGCTGGAGTCGGCGCTGCGGCGGTTGGCCGAGGTCGTGCGGGGGTCCGGGGTCGACGTGGCGAACGTGCCGGGTGCGGGCGCGGCCGGCGGGACGGGCTACGCGCTGGCGATGCTCGGAGCGTCGTTCCGGCCGGGCATCGACGTGGTGCTGGAGCTGACCGGGCTGACCGAGAAGCTGCCGGGCGCGGACCTGCTGATCACCGGCGAGGGCTCCCTGGACGAGCAGACCCTGCGCGGCAAGGGCCCCGCGGGCATCGCCGCGGCCGCCGCCGAGCGCGGGATCCCGGTGGTGGCGCTGGCCGGGCGCAACACGCTGTCGCCGGAGGCCCTCCGGTCGGCGGGCTTCACCGCGGCCTACGGGCTGACGGACATCGAGCCGGACGTGCAGCGCTGCCTGGCCGAGCCGGCGCCCCTGCTGGAGCGGCTCGCCGAGCGCGTGGCGCGGGAGTACCTCTAG
- a CDS encoding DUF427 domain-containing protein yields MTTDGRGRVRTEPGTKRVRAVFGGQVVADTLHPLMVWEVPYYPVYYVPREDVRTEYLVATGETAHSPSRGDADVFTVRVGDREAAGAALEYQDSPLEALKGHVRLDFAAMDAWFEEDEEIFVHPRDPRTRVDILASSRHVRIEIDGVTVAESRSPRLLFETGLPTRYYLPKTDVRLDLLEPSDTITRCPYKGEASYYSVRVGDRLHSDVVWYYRSPLPESQKVQGLVAFYDEKVDVYLDGVKQERPKTKF; encoded by the coding sequence ATGACAACCGATGGTCGTGGCCGGGTCCGGACCGAGCCGGGCACCAAGCGGGTACGGGCGGTCTTCGGCGGCCAGGTCGTCGCCGACACGCTGCACCCGCTCATGGTGTGGGAGGTCCCGTACTACCCGGTCTACTACGTCCCGCGCGAGGACGTGCGCACCGAGTACCTGGTCGCCACGGGGGAGACGGCGCACTCGCCGAGCCGCGGCGACGCCGACGTGTTCACCGTGCGGGTGGGCGACCGCGAGGCGGCCGGCGCGGCGCTGGAGTACCAGGACTCGCCGCTGGAGGCGCTGAAGGGGCACGTGCGGCTCGACTTCGCCGCCATGGACGCGTGGTTCGAGGAGGACGAGGAGATCTTCGTGCACCCCCGCGACCCGCGGACGCGCGTCGACATCCTCGCCAGCTCGCGGCACGTCCGCATCGAGATCGACGGCGTGACCGTGGCCGAGTCCCGCAGCCCGCGGCTGCTGTTCGAGACCGGCCTGCCGACGCGGTACTACCTGCCCAAGACCGACGTCCGGCTCGACCTGCTGGAGCCCAGCGACACGATCACCCGGTGCCCGTACAAGGGCGAGGCCTCGTACTACTCGGTCCGCGTCGGCGACCGGCTGCACTCCGACGTGGTCTGGTACTACCGGTCGCCGCTGCCGGAGAGCCAGAAGGTGCAGGGGCTGGTCGCCTTCTACGACGAGAAGGTCGACGTGTACCTGGACGGGGTGAAGCAGGAGCGGCCGAAGACGAAGTTCTAG
- a CDS encoding glutamate--cysteine ligase translates to MPRIAIRHGRLGDPGPGDPAAAAGLTVGVEEEFLLLDPATGATLPRAAAILAADPPLPPGANLHRELRATQVEAATGVCTGARQLREQLVRSRKALTDAARLHGAVVASCGTPVLSGPSTSDNQDGRFGDIDRIYRGMVADYEACGCHVHVGVPDPETAVAVMNHLRPWLPTLLALSVNSPFDHGRDTGYGSWRMVQQSRFPGAGIPPYFPDLAAYRAEVRRLVDCGALVDESMSFWLVRPSTAFPTLEFRVADAASTVDEAVLQAVLSRALVRRALAADTAPPEMSEQVGAAALWAAARDGIDGEGVHPLQARRVPAWELVEELAEFVAPALDETGDRDLVAIVLERLRHEGSGARRQRKAVAAGLPALLATLTHQG, encoded by the coding sequence ATGCCACGGATCGCGATTCGCCACGGACGGCTCGGTGATCCAGGGCCCGGCGACCCGGCCGCTGCCGCCGGCCTGACCGTCGGCGTCGAGGAGGAGTTCCTGCTCCTCGACCCCGCCACCGGCGCGACCCTGCCGCGGGCGGCCGCGATCCTGGCCGCGGACCCGCCTCTGCCGCCCGGGGCCAACCTGCACCGCGAGCTGCGCGCCACCCAGGTGGAGGCCGCGACCGGCGTGTGCACCGGCGCGCGGCAGCTGCGTGAACAGCTCGTCCGGAGCCGCAAGGCCCTCACCGACGCGGCCCGCCTGCACGGCGCGGTCGTCGCCTCCTGCGGCACCCCGGTCCTGTCCGGACCGTCTACATCGGACAATCAGGACGGCCGGTTCGGCGACATCGACCGGATCTACCGCGGCATGGTCGCCGACTACGAGGCGTGCGGCTGCCACGTCCACGTCGGCGTGCCGGACCCGGAAACCGCGGTCGCGGTGATGAACCACCTGCGCCCGTGGCTACCGACGCTGCTGGCGCTCTCGGTGAACTCGCCGTTCGACCACGGGCGCGACACCGGCTACGGCAGCTGGCGCATGGTGCAGCAGTCCCGGTTCCCGGGCGCGGGGATACCGCCGTACTTCCCCGATCTCGCGGCCTACCGTGCCGAGGTGCGGCGGCTGGTGGACTGCGGCGCGCTCGTCGACGAGTCGATGTCGTTCTGGCTCGTCCGGCCGTCCACGGCGTTCCCCACGCTGGAGTTCCGCGTCGCCGACGCGGCGTCCACTGTGGACGAGGCGGTGCTGCAGGCCGTGCTGTCCCGCGCGTTGGTGCGGCGCGCGCTGGCCGCGGACACCGCGCCGCCCGAGATGTCCGAGCAGGTCGGCGCGGCCGCGCTGTGGGCGGCGGCCCGGGACGGCATCGACGGCGAGGGGGTGCACCCGTTGCAGGCCCGGCGGGTACCGGCCTGGGAACTGGTCGAGGAGCTCGCCGAGTTCGTCGCGCCCGCCCTGGACGAGACCGGGGACCGGGACCTGGTGGCGATCGTCCTGGAACGCCTGCGCCACGAGGGCAGCGGCGCCCGGCGCCAGCGCAAGGCCGTCGCGGCCGGCCTGCCCGCCCTGCTCGCCACCCTCACCCACCAGGGTTGA
- a CDS encoding DNA topoisomerase IB yields MRLRKSKLSEPGIRRQRSGRGFRYFTPEGEPLRDEETLQRIKSLAVPPAWRDVWICPHPNGHIQAVGTDDAGRRQYRYHDRWRQARDEEKHERVVELAKRLPKWRLRITEDLTRPGLGCERVLAAALRMIDRGVFRVGSEEYAENHGTYGAATLLREHVTVKRDELRFSYPAKGGIERNITLTDSDLAATVKALRRSRTGSDRLFVYRTPNGWHEVHADEINEHFKEMVGDEFTVKDLRTWNATVLAATAFAAADEVKSQRGLKRTQAAVMRQVSEELGNTPAVCRKSYVDPRIVEAHANGKTIASAVRRIGGVRGDEDREVLERAVIRLLRGV; encoded by the coding sequence ATGCGACTGCGCAAGAGCAAGCTCTCCGAACCCGGGATCCGGCGGCAGCGCAGCGGCCGCGGCTTCCGGTATTTCACCCCCGAGGGGGAGCCGCTGCGCGACGAAGAAACCCTGCAGCGGATCAAGAGCCTCGCCGTGCCGCCCGCGTGGCGCGACGTGTGGATCTGCCCCCACCCGAACGGCCACATCCAGGCGGTGGGCACCGACGACGCGGGCCGCCGCCAATACCGCTACCACGACCGCTGGCGCCAGGCGCGGGACGAGGAGAAGCACGAGCGCGTCGTCGAACTGGCGAAACGGTTGCCGAAGTGGCGGCTGCGGATCACCGAGGACCTGACCCGGCCGGGCCTTGGCTGCGAGCGCGTGCTGGCCGCCGCGCTGCGGATGATCGACCGCGGCGTGTTCCGGGTCGGCAGCGAGGAGTACGCCGAGAACCACGGCACCTACGGGGCGGCGACGCTGCTGCGTGAGCATGTCACGGTGAAGCGGGACGAACTGAGGTTCAGCTACCCCGCCAAGGGCGGGATCGAACGGAACATCACGCTGACCGACTCCGACCTGGCCGCGACGGTCAAGGCGCTGCGCAGGTCGCGCACCGGCAGCGACCGGCTGTTCGTCTACCGCACACCCAACGGGTGGCACGAGGTCCACGCCGACGAGATCAACGAGCACTTCAAGGAAATGGTCGGTGACGAGTTCACCGTCAAGGACCTGCGGACGTGGAACGCGACCGTCCTCGCCGCCACCGCGTTCGCCGCCGCCGACGAGGTGAAGTCCCAGCGCGGGCTGAAACGCACGCAGGCCGCGGTGATGCGCCAGGTTTCCGAGGAACTGGGCAACACCCCCGCCGTGTGCCGGAAGTCCTATGTAGACCCGAGGATCGTCGAGGCGCACGCGAACGGCAAGACCATCGCCTCCGCCGTCCGCCGGATCGGCGGGGTCCGCGGCGACGAGGACCGCGAGGTGCTGGAGCGGGCCGTCATCCGTCTCCTGCGCGGAGTTTGA
- a CDS encoding polyadenylate-specific 3'-exoribonuclease AS yields MRFFYDTEFIEDGVTIDLVSIGVVDERGREFYAVSTDFDPAKAGPWVRENVLPKLPSPADKAWRSRAQIRADLLEFFGRPPGGIELWAWYAAYDHVALAQLWGTMPELPRQLPRFTRDLRQRWEDVGKPKLPLPPQNAHDALADARFNLERWRIIDEVRRRKGYPA; encoded by the coding sequence GTGCGTTTCTTCTACGACACCGAATTCATCGAGGACGGCGTGACGATCGACCTGGTGTCGATCGGTGTCGTGGATGAACGGGGACGCGAGTTCTACGCGGTCTCCACCGACTTCGACCCCGCCAAGGCCGGCCCGTGGGTGCGCGAGAACGTCCTGCCGAAGCTGCCCTCGCCCGCGGACAAGGCGTGGCGGAGCCGGGCCCAGATCCGGGCCGACCTGCTGGAGTTCTTCGGCCGCCCGCCGGGCGGGATCGAGCTGTGGGCCTGGTACGCGGCTTACGATCATGTCGCGCTGGCCCAGCTGTGGGGCACGATGCCCGAGCTGCCGCGCCAGCTGCCCCGGTTCACGCGCGACCTGCGGCAGCGGTGGGAGGACGTGGGCAAGCCCAAGCTGCCCCTGCCGCCGCAGAACGCGCACGACGCCCTCGCCGACGCGCGTTTCAACCTGGAGCGCTGGCGGATCATCGACGAGGTGCGACGCCGCAAGGGCTACCCCGCCTAG
- a CDS encoding iron-containing redox enzyme family protein, with protein sequence MTLSAALPAARGPLSEAVIEALGHDERGDFPELPETADADPFGEDLQLALHVCYELHYQGFTGVDPDWEWDPDLLRLRAAMERVFLAALRAHTPGGDDVEEALAPLLVEPVNGTGLSHFLAAEGTWDQVREYFVLRSIYHHKEADPHAWVIPRLRGKPKAALVAVEFDEYGGGRADQVHAQLYADLLDGAGLNSQYLHYLEHAPACMLAVVNMMSLFGLHRRFRAALAGHFAAAEITTAPSAQRMEKALRRLDADDRCRYFYTEHIEADAVHEQVMRRDVLGGLLATEPELAGDIVFGIQATDLVEQRFADHVLGAWQQGRSALRKPL encoded by the coding sequence ATGACGCTTTCGGCTGCACTCCCGGCGGCCAGGGGACCGCTGTCCGAGGCCGTGATCGAGGCACTCGGCCACGACGAGCGCGGGGACTTCCCGGAGCTGCCGGAGACCGCGGACGCCGACCCGTTCGGCGAGGACCTGCAGCTCGCCCTGCACGTCTGCTACGAACTGCACTACCAGGGGTTCACCGGGGTCGACCCGGACTGGGAGTGGGACCCCGACCTGCTGCGGCTGCGCGCCGCGATGGAGCGGGTGTTCCTGGCCGCGCTGCGCGCCCACACGCCCGGTGGCGACGACGTCGAGGAGGCGCTCGCGCCGCTGCTCGTCGAGCCGGTCAACGGCACCGGCCTGTCGCACTTCCTCGCCGCCGAGGGCACCTGGGACCAGGTCCGCGAGTACTTCGTGCTGCGCTCGATCTACCACCACAAGGAGGCCGACCCGCACGCGTGGGTGATCCCGCGGCTGCGCGGCAAGCCGAAGGCGGCGCTGGTGGCCGTGGAGTTCGACGAGTACGGCGGTGGGCGCGCCGACCAGGTGCACGCCCAGCTCTACGCCGACCTGCTCGACGGCGCCGGGCTGAACTCGCAGTACCTGCACTACCTGGAGCACGCCCCGGCGTGCATGCTCGCGGTGGTCAACATGATGTCGTTGTTCGGCCTGCACCGGCGGTTCCGCGCCGCGCTGGCCGGGCACTTCGCCGCCGCCGAGATCACCACCGCGCCCAGCGCGCAGCGCATGGAGAAGGCGTTGCGGCGCCTGGACGCCGACGACCGCTGCCGGTACTTCTACACCGAGCACATCGAGGCCGACGCGGTCCACGAGCAGGTCATGCGCCGGGACGTCCTCGGCGGACTGCTGGCGACCGAACCGGAACTGGCGGGCGACATCGTGTTCGGCATCCAGGCCACCGACCTGGTGGAGCAGCGCTTCGCCGACCACGTGCTGGGCGCGTGGCAGCAGGGCCGCAGCGCGCTCCGCAAACCCCTGTAG
- a CDS encoding CDGSH iron-sulfur domain-containing protein, protein MPTGPNAEPRKVTLVDGGPVLVEGPIELEMPDGTVARSDRFMVALCACRRSKRYPFCDTSHRKRVRN, encoded by the coding sequence GTGCCGACCGGACCGAACGCTGAACCCCGCAAGGTGACGCTCGTGGACGGCGGGCCGGTGCTCGTGGAGGGGCCCATCGAGCTGGAGATGCCGGACGGCACGGTCGCGCGCTCCGACCGGTTCATGGTGGCGTTGTGCGCGTGCCGCCGCAGCAAGCGGTACCCCTTCTGCGACACGAGTCATCGCAAGCGCGTGCGGAACTGA
- a CDS encoding MBL fold metallo-hydrolase: MSDRLYFRQLLSGRDFAVGDPVATQMVNFAYLIGDRETREAVVVDPAYAVGDLLDVLAADDMRLTGVLATHHHPDHVGGSMMGFTLAGLPELLARESVPVHVNRNETEWVQRVTGVSATDLTGHDHDDVVEVGAVSIRLLHTPGHTPGSQCFLVDGRLVAGDTLFLEGCGRTDFPGGDAEAMYHSLRWLADLPGDPVVYPGHQYSAAPSASLSSVKENNFVYRPRNLDEWRTMFGG; this comes from the coding sequence ATGTCCGACCGCTTGTACTTCCGCCAGCTGCTGTCCGGCCGCGACTTCGCGGTGGGCGACCCGGTGGCCACCCAGATGGTCAACTTCGCCTACCTGATCGGCGACCGGGAGACCAGGGAGGCGGTGGTCGTCGACCCGGCGTACGCGGTGGGGGACCTGCTGGACGTGCTGGCCGCCGACGACATGCGGCTGACCGGGGTGCTGGCCACGCATCACCACCCCGACCACGTCGGCGGCAGCATGATGGGCTTCACGCTGGCCGGGCTGCCCGAGCTGCTGGCGCGCGAGTCCGTGCCGGTGCACGTGAACCGCAACGAGACGGAGTGGGTCCAGCGGGTCACCGGCGTGTCGGCGACGGACCTGACCGGGCACGACCACGACGACGTCGTGGAGGTCGGCGCGGTGTCGATCCGGCTGCTGCACACGCCCGGCCACACCCCGGGCAGCCAGTGCTTCCTGGTCGACGGCCGTCTCGTGGCTGGGGACACCCTGTTCCTGGAGGGCTGCGGCCGGACGGACTTCCCCGGCGGCGACGCCGAGGCGATGTACCACAGCCTCCGGTGGTTGGCGGACCTGCCGGGCGACCCGGTGGTCTACCCCGGGCACCAGTACTCGGCCGCGCCGTCGGCTTCGCTGTCGTCGGTGAAGGAGAACAACTTCGTCTACCGCCCCCGCAACCTCGACGAGTGGCGCACCATGTTCGGCGGCTGA
- a CDS encoding alpha/beta hydrolase produces the protein MPVLAGAEPFAHTGSAEVGVLLCHGFTGTPQSLRGWAEHLAARDFTVRLPRLPGHGTTWQEMNKTGWPEWYGAVEREFLELRERCQSVFVFGQSMGGTLALRLAQRHGGAVAGLVLVNPSVTRLSWDTKLLPVLARVVPWSRGVANDIAKPGVTELAYDRVPVRAAASLARLWKLVRADLPLVTQPLLLLHSLVDHVVEPENARIVLDNVRSRDVTEVVLEKSFHVATLDHDAPLIFRRSVEFVEAVRDPGQVGAR, from the coding sequence ATGCCTGTGCTCGCCGGTGCGGAACCGTTCGCGCACACCGGTTCGGCCGAGGTCGGGGTGCTGCTGTGCCACGGTTTCACCGGCACGCCGCAGAGCCTGCGGGGCTGGGCCGAGCACCTCGCCGCGCGGGACTTCACCGTGCGGCTGCCCCGCCTGCCGGGACACGGCACGACGTGGCAGGAGATGAACAAAACCGGCTGGCCCGAGTGGTACGGCGCGGTCGAGCGCGAGTTCCTGGAGCTGCGGGAACGCTGCCAGTCGGTGTTCGTGTTCGGCCAGTCGATGGGCGGCACGCTCGCGCTGCGGCTGGCGCAGCGGCACGGGGGCGCGGTCGCCGGGCTGGTGCTGGTCAACCCGTCCGTCACGCGGCTGAGCTGGGACACCAAGCTGCTGCCCGTCCTCGCGCGGGTGGTGCCGTGGTCACGGGGCGTCGCGAACGACATCGCCAAGCCGGGCGTCACCGAACTGGCCTACGACCGGGTGCCGGTGCGGGCGGCGGCGAGCCTGGCGCGGCTGTGGAAGCTCGTGCGGGCCGACCTGCCGTTGGTGACGCAACCGCTGCTCCTGCTGCACTCGCTCGTTGACCACGTCGTGGAACCCGAGAACGCGCGCATCGTGCTGGACAACGTGCGCAGCCGGGACGTGACGGAAGTGGTGCTGGAGAAGAGTTTCCACGTCGCGACCCTGGACCACGACGCGCCGCTCATCTTCCGGCGTAGTGTCGAGTTCGTGGAAGCGGTCCGTGACCCGGGGCAGGTGGGGGCCCGATGA
- a CDS encoding HemK2/MTQ2 family protein methyltransferase, which yields MKLLRLPGVYRPQADTWLLTRAMREARLPAGARVLEVCTGTGALAIAAVRNGAASVTAVDRYLPAVLSARFNTRVRRLPVEVRHGDLAQAIDGAPFDVVLANPPYVPCESDTDPDGAALAWDAGADGRKHLDRLCDRAYDLLTPGGTMLVVHSSLCGIRQTVEMLRDNGLKTSVVARAIEPFGPVLRGRADFLERAGLIAPGQRHEELVVIRADRTER from the coding sequence GTGAAGCTGCTGAGACTTCCCGGGGTGTACCGGCCGCAGGCGGACACCTGGCTGCTGACGCGCGCGATGCGGGAAGCGCGCCTGCCGGCGGGCGCGCGGGTTCTCGAGGTGTGCACCGGCACCGGCGCGCTGGCGATCGCCGCGGTCCGCAATGGAGCGGCGAGCGTGACCGCCGTGGACCGGTACCTGCCCGCCGTGCTGAGCGCGCGGTTCAACACGCGGGTGCGCCGCCTGCCCGTGGAGGTCCGGCACGGCGACCTAGCGCAGGCCATCGACGGCGCGCCGTTCGATGTGGTGCTGGCGAACCCGCCCTACGTGCCGTGCGAGTCCGACACGGACCCGGACGGCGCCGCGCTGGCCTGGGACGCGGGCGCGGACGGGCGTAAGCACCTGGACCGCCTGTGCGACCGGGCCTACGACCTGCTCACCCCCGGCGGGACGATGCTGGTGGTGCATTCGTCGCTCTGCGGGATCCGCCAAACGGTGGAAATGCTGCGGGACAACGGCTTGAAGACCTCGGTGGTGGCGCGGGCGATCGAGCCGTTCGGCCCGGTGCTGCGCGGCCGGGCCGATTTCCTGGAACGCGCCGGGCTCATCGCGCCCGGCCAGCGACACGAGGAACTGGTGGTGATCCGTGCCGACCGGACCGAACGCTGA
- a CDS encoding lysophospholipid acyltransferase family protein, with amino-acid sequence MVYRLLKYVLLGPLLRLLWPTKVTGVENVPETGGAILASNHLAVADSFFMPLRVKRRVTFPAKQEYFTEKGVKGTLKKWFFTGAGQIPIDRSGGSAAQAALDTAIRLLREGNLLGIYPEGTRSPDGRLYKGKTGVARVALEAGVPVVPVAMIGTDKVNPIGSKMWIPRRLEIRFGKPLDFSRYAGLSGDRFVERSITDEIMYALMELSGQEYVDIYAAKAKELMAAEAAGVRAVVPAQSGLPDADRVPETKAG; translated from the coding sequence GTGGTTTACCGGTTGCTGAAGTACGTGCTGCTCGGGCCGTTGCTCCGGCTCCTGTGGCCCACGAAGGTGACGGGGGTGGAGAACGTCCCGGAGACCGGTGGCGCCATCCTCGCGAGCAACCACCTCGCGGTCGCCGACTCGTTCTTCATGCCGCTGCGCGTCAAGCGCCGCGTCACCTTCCCGGCGAAGCAGGAGTACTTCACCGAGAAGGGCGTCAAGGGCACCCTCAAGAAGTGGTTCTTCACCGGCGCGGGTCAGATCCCGATCGACCGCTCCGGCGGCTCGGCCGCGCAGGCCGCGCTGGACACCGCGATCCGGCTGCTGCGCGAGGGCAACCTGCTCGGCATCTACCCGGAGGGCACCCGCTCCCCGGACGGCCGCCTGTACAAGGGAAAGACGGGTGTGGCCCGCGTCGCGCTGGAGGCCGGTGTCCCCGTTGTCCCGGTCGCGATGATCGGCACCGACAAGGTCAACCCGATCGGCTCCAAGATGTGGATCCCGCGGCGGCTGGAGATCCGGTTCGGCAAGCCGTTGGACTTCTCGCGGTACGCGGGCCTGTCCGGTGACCGGTTCGTCGAGCGGTCGATCACCGACGAGATCATGTACGCCCTGATGGAGCTCTCCGGCCAGGAGTACGTCGACATCTACGCGGCGAAGGCCAAGGAGCTGATGGCCGCCGAGGCCGCCGGGGTGCGCGCGGTGGTCCCGGCGCAGAGTGGCCTGCCCGACGCCGACCGGGTGCCGGAGACCAAGGCCGGTTAG